The Malus sylvestris chromosome 12, drMalSylv7.2, whole genome shotgun sequence genome contains a region encoding:
- the LOC126593356 gene encoding nicotinate N-methyltransferase 1-like isoform X2, whose protein sequence is MEGNNQVSNVTAGPSSSNNEARLAILELANMISVPMSLNAVVRLNVPDAIWQGGCNTPLSASDVLARVIPNGGGDAENLQRILRMLTSYGVFEEHLSNLDDGSDDRKFSLTPIGQTLVTDQNGLSYGPYVLQHHQDVLMGAWPMVHEAVVDSTVEPFVKANGELAYEYYGKKPEMNGLMQKAMSGVSVPFMKAILDGYDGFEGVERLVDVGGSAGDCLRMILQKHPNVREGINFDLPEVVAKAPTIAGVSHVGGDMFKSIPRGDAIFLKWILSTWTDSECKVILENCYKALPEGGKLIACEPVLPKKSDESHRTRALLENDIFVMTIYRAKGKNRSEDELRQLGLSAGFSHFKPFYIDYFYTVIEFQK, encoded by the exons ATGGAGGGGAATAATCAAGTGAGTAACGTGACCGCAGGGCCAAGCAGCAGCAACAACGAAGCAAGACTGGCTATACTGGAGCTGGCCAACATGATTAGCGTCCCCATGTCTCTAAACGCCGTTGTTCGACTTAACGTCCCCGACGCCATCTGGCAGGGCGGTTGCAACACTCCTCTCTCCGCCTCTGACGTGCTCGCACGCGTCATCCCTAATGGCGGGGGCGACGCCGAGAACCTCCAGCGCATCCTCCGCATGCTCACCAGCTACGGTGTGTTTGAGGAGCATCTGAGCAACCTGGACGACGGCTCCGACGACAGAAAGTTCTCCCTCACTCCAATTGGTCAAACCCTCGTCACGGACCAAAACGGCTTGTCGTACGGCCCTTACGTCCTCCAACACCACCAG GATGTGCTTATGGGAGCGTGGCCAATGGTTCACGAGGCGGTGGTGGACTCCACGGTGGAGCCATTTGTGAAGGCGAACGGTGAGCTGGCTTACGAGTACTACGGGAAGAAGCCGGAGATGAACGGCCTAATGCAAAAGGCGATGTCGGGTGTGTCAGTGCCGTTCATGAAGGCGATTTTGGATGGCTACGACGGATTTGAAGGGGTGGAGAGGCTGGTGGATGTGGGAGGGAGTGCAGGGGATTGCCTGCGGATGATCCTACAGAAGCATCCTAATGTGAGGGAAGGAATTAATTTCGACTTGCCTGAGGTCGTTGCCAAGGCACCAACCATAGCTG GAGTGAGTCACGTTGGTGGTGACATGTTCAAGTCAATTCCTAGGGGTGACGCTATTTTTTTGAAG TGGATTTTATCAACGTGGACGGATAGCGAATGCAAGGTGATACTGGAGAATTGTTACAAAGCACTTCCGGAAGGAGGGAAGCTTATAGCTTGTGAGCCGGTATTGCCAAAGAAATCAGACGAGAGTCATAGGACCCGTGCGCTTCTAGAAAACGACATATTTGTGATGACCATCTACCGGGCCAAGGGCAAGAATAGGAGCGAAGATGAACTCCGGCAGCTCGGTCTCTCCGCTGGTTTCTCCCATTTCAAACCATTCTACATCGATTATTTCTACACCGTCATAGAATTCCAAAAGTGA
- the LOC126592654 gene encoding uncharacterized protein LOC126592654 → MRVAKKTMKSVQKPLQIISCASKFTTTPFSFSISSSTSESITAPKPTKQPQLEGLTQEDLTKINLFFLRICLLNHFDTTTHLAIIALLANPPLESVFLSVSLSVLIHSFTSQPDLARPMLLLTRLRHNLHSHTHLMPIATMVIASYFKKNRSREAFKMFSWLVRLGSQCVLDERVCEVLVNGFCRKGMVCEGLKILRAMLGVNIVPGGDGGKWVYRGLLREARIKEAVELNEVLGCGRVGANGDESEGVKKVLALLDHMIFSCTN, encoded by the coding sequence ATGAGAGTTGCAAAAAAGACAATGAAATCAGTTCAGAAACCATTGCAAATCATCTCCTGTGCCTCAAAATTCACAACCACACCGTTCTCATTTTCCATCTCCTCTTCAACTTCTGAGTCAATCACTGCACCAAAACCAACCAAACAACCCCAACTTGAAGGCCTAACCCAAGAAGATCTCACAAAGATCAACCTCTTCTTCTTGCGCATCTGCCTCTTGAACCACTTCGACACAACAACCCACCTCGCCATCATCGCCCTGCTCGCAAACCCACCTCTCGAATCCGtctttctctctgtctctctctccgtcCTCATCCATTCCTTCACTTCCCAACCCGACCTGGCCCGACCCATGTTACTGTTGACCCGCCTCAGGCACAACCTGCATTCGCATACTCACCTTATGCCCATCGCAACCATGGTTATTGCCTCATACTTTAAGAAAAATAGATCCAGAGAGGCATTCAAGATGTTTAGCTGGTTGGTGAGGCTAGGGTCCCAGTGTGTGCTCGATGAGAGAGTTTGTGAGGTTTTGGTTAATGGGTTTTGTAGGAAAGGGATGGTTTGTGAGGGTTTAAAGATTCTGAGGGCAATGTTGGGTGTAAATATCGTGCCGGGAGGCGATGGGGGGAAGTGGGTTTATAGGGGATTATTGAGGGAGGCTAGGATTAAGGAGGCAGTGGAGTTGAATGAGGTTTTAGGGTGTGGTAGGGTTGGGGCGAATGGTGATGAATCAGAGGGTGTGAAGAAGGTTTTGGCTTTGTTGGATCACATGATTTTCAGTTGTACAAACTAA
- the LOC126593356 gene encoding nicotinate N-methyltransferase 1-like isoform X1 — protein sequence MEGNNQVSNVTAGPSSSNNEARLAILELANMISVPMSLNAVVRLNVPDAIWQGGCNTPLSASDVLARVIPNGGGDAENLQRILRMLTSYGVFEEHLSNLDDGSDDRKFSLTPIGQTLVTDQNGLSYGPYVLQHHQLFKDVLMGAWPMVHEAVVDSTVEPFVKANGELAYEYYGKKPEMNGLMQKAMSGVSVPFMKAILDGYDGFEGVERLVDVGGSAGDCLRMILQKHPNVREGINFDLPEVVAKAPTIAGVSHVGGDMFKSIPRGDAIFLKWILSTWTDSECKVILENCYKALPEGGKLIACEPVLPKKSDESHRTRALLENDIFVMTIYRAKGKNRSEDELRQLGLSAGFSHFKPFYIDYFYTVIEFQK from the exons ATGGAGGGGAATAATCAAGTGAGTAACGTGACCGCAGGGCCAAGCAGCAGCAACAACGAAGCAAGACTGGCTATACTGGAGCTGGCCAACATGATTAGCGTCCCCATGTCTCTAAACGCCGTTGTTCGACTTAACGTCCCCGACGCCATCTGGCAGGGCGGTTGCAACACTCCTCTCTCCGCCTCTGACGTGCTCGCACGCGTCATCCCTAATGGCGGGGGCGACGCCGAGAACCTCCAGCGCATCCTCCGCATGCTCACCAGCTACGGTGTGTTTGAGGAGCATCTGAGCAACCTGGACGACGGCTCCGACGACAGAAAGTTCTCCCTCACTCCAATTGGTCAAACCCTCGTCACGGACCAAAACGGCTTGTCGTACGGCCCTTACGTCCTCCAACACCACCAG CTTTTCAAGGATGTGCTTATGGGAGCGTGGCCAATGGTTCACGAGGCGGTGGTGGACTCCACGGTGGAGCCATTTGTGAAGGCGAACGGTGAGCTGGCTTACGAGTACTACGGGAAGAAGCCGGAGATGAACGGCCTAATGCAAAAGGCGATGTCGGGTGTGTCAGTGCCGTTCATGAAGGCGATTTTGGATGGCTACGACGGATTTGAAGGGGTGGAGAGGCTGGTGGATGTGGGAGGGAGTGCAGGGGATTGCCTGCGGATGATCCTACAGAAGCATCCTAATGTGAGGGAAGGAATTAATTTCGACTTGCCTGAGGTCGTTGCCAAGGCACCAACCATAGCTG GAGTGAGTCACGTTGGTGGTGACATGTTCAAGTCAATTCCTAGGGGTGACGCTATTTTTTTGAAG TGGATTTTATCAACGTGGACGGATAGCGAATGCAAGGTGATACTGGAGAATTGTTACAAAGCACTTCCGGAAGGAGGGAAGCTTATAGCTTGTGAGCCGGTATTGCCAAAGAAATCAGACGAGAGTCATAGGACCCGTGCGCTTCTAGAAAACGACATATTTGTGATGACCATCTACCGGGCCAAGGGCAAGAATAGGAGCGAAGATGAACTCCGGCAGCTCGGTCTCTCCGCTGGTTTCTCCCATTTCAAACCATTCTACATCGATTATTTCTACACCGTCATAGAATTCCAAAAGTGA